A single window of Flagellimonas maritima DNA harbors:
- a CDS encoding PspC domain-containing protein — protein sequence MSLFYDTLYYFQKRGFEVCRRIAERLGIRARVVRTTFIYLTFATLGFGFALYLFIAFWLRIKDLIYTKRTSVFDL from the coding sequence ATGAGTTTATTTTATGATACGCTCTATTACTTCCAAAAAAGGGGTTTTGAAGTTTGTAGACGCATAGCGGAACGCTTAGGTATACGGGCAAGAGTGGTACGTACTACTTTCATATATTTGACCTTTGCAACCTTAGGCTTTGGCTTTGCCCTTTATCTTTTTATTGCATTTTGGTTAAGAATAAAGGATTTGATCTACACCAAAAGAACCTCCGTTTTTGACCTTTGA
- a CDS encoding potassium channel family protein, with protein sequence MMRLFRSKIVLALFLMLLVLSFGVVGYKFISGFTWIEAVYMTIITVTTVGFSEVKPLDADAKVFTVFLIVTSVFIFGFAISVITEYLLERNALQVLKKKKVKKKIDNLSNHIVVCGFGRNGIQAAERLKEYKRPFVVIEKDKDVIEHHEETAILFIEGDANDDDVLLKAGIDRAQYLITALPDDAANLFIVLSARQLNKELFIISRASQVTSQSKLRLAGADKVIMPDKIGGDHMASLVVMPDLITFMDKLSMEGEHTTNLEEVEIEDFTQLIDCNSIRDLDLRRKTGCTIIGYIEPDGNYIINPEADLELQPKGKVIVLGRPEQIRKLNEMFQLG encoded by the coding sequence ATGATGCGATTGTTCCGTTCCAAAATAGTATTGGCCCTTTTCTTAATGCTACTCGTATTATCATTTGGCGTAGTGGGGTACAAATTCATTTCTGGCTTTACATGGATTGAGGCGGTGTACATGACCATTATAACGGTCACCACTGTCGGATTTTCAGAAGTTAAGCCCTTAGATGCCGATGCAAAGGTTTTTACTGTATTTTTAATCGTTACCAGTGTCTTTATCTTTGGTTTTGCGATATCTGTAATAACTGAGTATTTATTGGAAAGGAACGCGCTACAGGTTCTAAAAAAGAAAAAAGTGAAGAAAAAAATAGACAATTTATCAAATCATATTGTAGTTTGTGGCTTTGGGAGAAATGGAATCCAAGCAGCAGAAAGATTAAAGGAATATAAGAGACCATTCGTTGTTATAGAAAAGGACAAGGATGTTATTGAGCATCATGAGGAAACGGCGATACTTTTTATAGAAGGAGATGCGAATGATGACGACGTCTTGTTAAAAGCCGGTATTGACCGCGCGCAATATCTTATTACAGCATTGCCTGATGATGCCGCAAATCTATTTATAGTACTCTCCGCCCGCCAATTGAACAAGGAACTTTTTATAATCAGTAGAGCATCACAAGTAACATCCCAATCAAAACTGAGGTTGGCAGGTGCAGATAAAGTAATTATGCCCGACAAAATAGGCGGAGATCATATGGCATCTTTAGTGGTGATGCCCGATCTAATTACATTTATGGATAAACTTTCAATGGAAGGGGAGCATACTACAAATTTGGAGGAGGTCGAAATCGAGGATTTTACACAATTGATAGATTGCAATTCAATTCGGGATTTGGATTTGCGCAGAAAAACGGGCTGTACCATAATAGGATATATAGAACCGGACGGTAATTATATTATTAATCCTGAAGCCGATCTTGAACTCCAGCCCAAAGGAAAAGTCATTGTTTTGGGAAGGCCTGAGCAAATCAGAAAACTTAATGAAATGTTTCAACTGGGGTAG
- a CDS encoding alanine/glycine:cation symporter family protein: MKYRLLALIAMLIPVLSFSQETAEIGLDKKIDQAFAPVSDFFNTVIFFEIMGTPFVLILLVGSALFFTVYFGFPNVRYYWTAINVVRGKYVEVEKYGLEKVEQHMTEDGDIPDTIRNESEEGEVSHFQALATAVSGTVGNGNIAGVALAIALGGPGATFWMIICGLLGMSTKFVECTLGVQYRDVDENGVVHGGPMYYISRGLKNKGFKTLGKIAAALFAVFCIGGSFGGGNAAQSNQATIVVKELFGWDSAMAGTIIGFVLAVLVGIIIIGGIKRIAQVTEKVVPFMAVLYIVACLYIIFGNFSLIDDAISLIVTEAFNPTAIGVGGMIGVLLVGFRRAAFSNEAGAGSASIAHSAVKTKYSASEGLVALLEPFIDTVVICTMTALVIVIFNFGGVFDYGGDGTGAVLIDGVSYEGAGITSQAFAQYIPYSDVFLTIAVVLFAVSTMISWSYYGLQSWKYLFGRGMAMDLTYKFLFCIFVIIGAAASMDSIWAFSDAMIFAMVFPNMVGLYFLFPEVKKQLRRYLDAIKQAYH, encoded by the coding sequence ATGAAGTATAGACTTCTTGCCCTTATAGCAATGTTGATTCCCGTTTTATCATTTTCTCAAGAAACTGCTGAAATTGGCTTGGACAAAAAAATTGACCAAGCATTTGCCCCGGTATCGGATTTCTTCAATACCGTCATATTTTTTGAGATAATGGGAACACCATTTGTACTGATACTATTAGTGGGCAGTGCATTGTTTTTCACAGTTTATTTTGGTTTTCCCAATGTAAGATACTACTGGACAGCAATCAATGTAGTACGGGGAAAGTATGTTGAAGTTGAAAAGTATGGTCTTGAGAAGGTAGAACAGCACATGACTGAAGATGGAGATATTCCTGATACAATTAGGAATGAGAGTGAAGAGGGTGAAGTAAGTCACTTTCAGGCTCTGGCGACTGCAGTTTCTGGTACAGTTGGGAATGGAAATATAGCTGGTGTTGCGCTCGCAATAGCACTGGGTGGACCAGGAGCAACATTTTGGATGATTATTTGCGGATTGCTCGGTATGTCAACCAAGTTTGTAGAGTGCACACTGGGTGTTCAATACAGGGATGTTGATGAAAATGGAGTAGTTCATGGAGGCCCTATGTATTACATTAGTAGAGGCCTCAAAAATAAAGGATTTAAAACTTTGGGAAAAATAGCAGCTGCACTGTTCGCTGTTTTCTGTATTGGAGGATCATTTGGTGGTGGTAATGCAGCACAATCCAACCAAGCAACCATTGTGGTCAAAGAGCTTTTTGGTTGGGACAGCGCTATGGCAGGAACTATAATTGGATTTGTACTGGCAGTTTTGGTTGGTATCATTATCATTGGTGGAATTAAAAGAATAGCACAGGTTACGGAGAAAGTAGTGCCTTTTATGGCCGTACTTTATATTGTTGCCTGTCTTTATATCATATTTGGTAATTTCAGTTTGATCGATGATGCAATATCCTTGATCGTTACCGAAGCTTTCAATCCTACGGCAATAGGCGTTGGAGGAATGATAGGTGTTTTACTTGTTGGCTTTAGACGTGCAGCCTTCTCAAATGAAGCTGGTGCAGGATCAGCTTCTATTGCACATTCAGCGGTTAAAACAAAATATTCTGCTTCGGAAGGTTTGGTGGCATTGCTTGAACCTTTTATTGATACCGTTGTCATCTGTACGATGACTGCTTTGGTAATCGTTATCTTCAACTTTGGAGGTGTTTTTGATTACGGAGGTGATGGTACGGGAGCAGTTTTGATTGATGGTGTTTCATACGAAGGAGCTGGTATCACATCACAAGCATTTGCACAGTATATACCTTATTCCGATGTATTCTTGACAATTGCAGTAGTGCTTTTTGCGGTTTCAACTATGATTTCTTGGTCATATTATGGACTTCAGTCATGGAAATACCTTTTCGGTAGAGGCATGGCAATGGATCTGACCTATAAATTTTTGTTCTGCATTTTTGTAATAATTGGTGCGGCCGCAAGTATGGATTCTATTTGGGCATTTTCAGATGCAATGATTTTTGCGATGGTATTCCCAAATATGGTTGGGCTATACTTCTTATTCCCAGAAGTTAAAAAACAATTGAGAAGATATTTAGATGCCATAAAACAAGCGTACCACTAA
- a CDS encoding ComEA family DNA-binding protein: MKNFKSHFRFNKQERSGIFFLLLIIIILQGVFFYLKSNPFNGNSQVVVDASMEFKLDSLKRLSLQKDPKISYSFNPNYITDYKGYTLGMSINEIDRLHAFRASDRFINSAEQFQQVTKVSDSMLNVLSPFFKFPDWTQKKSNYGSKKSKLQKSTETSKTLDINSASIEDLKEINGIGNKLSARIIKFRDRLGGFLTNEQLYDVYGLNMEVANRVLRKYQVLKPPSIKKINVNNATSSEISSLVYITYQVAERIVEYRRVNGRINTFDELTGIEGFPSNKLDRITLYLSL; encoded by the coding sequence TTGAAAAATTTCAAATCCCACTTTAGGTTCAATAAGCAAGAACGGAGTGGGATTTTCTTTTTGCTTTTGATTATCATCATTTTACAAGGCGTGTTTTTCTATCTAAAGAGCAATCCGTTTAATGGAAATTCACAAGTTGTTGTAGACGCTTCAATGGAATTCAAACTGGATAGTCTTAAAAGGCTTTCATTACAGAAAGACCCTAAAATCAGCTATTCTTTCAATCCAAATTATATAACAGATTATAAAGGCTATACTTTGGGCATGTCCATAAATGAAATAGACAGATTGCATGCGTTTAGGGCGTCAGACCGGTTTATAAATTCAGCGGAGCAGTTTCAACAGGTTACCAAGGTTTCTGATTCTATGCTGAATGTATTGTCACCGTTCTTCAAATTTCCTGATTGGACACAGAAAAAATCCAACTATGGCTCAAAAAAGAGCAAGCTTCAAAAAAGTACAGAGACATCCAAGACCTTGGACATAAATTCCGCATCCATTGAAGATTTAAAAGAAATCAATGGAATTGGTAATAAACTCTCCGCAAGAATTATAAAATTTAGGGATAGATTGGGTGGCTTTTTAACAAACGAACAATTATACGATGTTTATGGGCTTAATATGGAGGTGGCCAATCGGGTTTTACGAAAATATCAAGTATTGAAACCACCTTCGATCAAGAAAATTAATGTTAATAATGCTACAAGCTCAGAAATATCTAGTTTGGTGTATATCACTTATCAAGTAGCAGAAAGAATAGTGGAGTATCGTAGGGTCAACGGAAGAATCAACACCTTTGACGAATTGACCGGTATTGAAGGTTTTCCTTCGAATAAACTAGATAGAATAACGCTATATTTGTCACTTTAA